The Bacteroidota bacterium genome includes a region encoding these proteins:
- a CDS encoding PKD domain-containing protein: MKKLLLSFALITICLLPSYFLQAQEVHPVSGEPLKYCGATEAMQELYKNNPYLKNVQDIIDLQDEENSKTNPVPHGVVYTIPVVVHVLHNYGPENISDAQVKDAVNILLRDFRKQNADTATVATPFKALIADCEVEFKLAQLDPNGICTNGIDRIATQLTYNASDASKLNQWPRNKYLNIWTCSSIASGAAGYSYYPSATVSNPAIDGVMILHSYVGSIGTSSATTSRALTHEVGHWANLQHCWGSTNQPGVACGDDVVTDTPVTMGWTSCNLSSNDVCTPGTDENVENYMEYAYCQKMYTSGQKTRVRNALFSSTASRNNLWSAGNLTATGLSGSAQLCTADFSVNKKVVCVGTSITFTDLSWNNPPTSWQWDFDNNTTIDATTQNPTYIYNTPGTYSVTLTVSDGISTKTTTKASYIIVLGNTATGIAPYSEGLENAGFPYNDWYNNLVSGSTSPTWNRTTSAAYTGSASLTLNNYSSTLPYVEETMGPSVDLSQITSPTLNFRVAYAQKTSSDADKLRMLVSTTCGAAWSQKYSKFGANLATAGVVSSSFTPTISSQWRLESVSLASYSGSNNFRFKFEFTGAGGAGNNVYIDDINITGTPLGIAEETANEFGFSVFPNPLNENTTVSFSIANKHTVSIGIYDVIGKEITPVSTTELGAGTYEFPISGKTLNAGVYFVKLNVDGYSVMKKVIVE; encoded by the coding sequence ATGAAAAAACTATTACTTTCCTTCGCGCTGATTACCATCTGCCTTCTCCCCTCTTACTTCTTACAGGCACAAGAAGTTCATCCTGTTTCTGGCGAGCCGCTTAAATACTGCGGTGCCACTGAAGCCATGCAGGAGCTTTACAAAAACAATCCTTACCTGAAAAATGTTCAGGACATCATTGACCTTCAGGATGAGGAAAACAGCAAGACCAATCCTGTTCCACACGGAGTTGTTTATACCATTCCTGTTGTAGTTCATGTGTTGCACAACTACGGACCAGAAAATATTTCTGACGCCCAGGTGAAAGACGCTGTAAATATTCTTTTACGCGATTTCAGAAAACAAAATGCTGATACCGCTACGGTTGCCACACCCTTTAAAGCTCTTATTGCTGATTGTGAAGTTGAATTTAAACTTGCCCAACTCGACCCCAACGGCATCTGTACAAATGGCATTGACCGAATAGCAACCCAGTTAACCTATAATGCAAGTGATGCTTCAAAGCTGAATCAATGGCCCCGAAATAAATACCTCAATATATGGACCTGTTCCAGCATAGCAAGCGGAGCCGCGGGATATTCATATTATCCTTCTGCTACTGTAAGCAATCCGGCAATTGATGGTGTAATGATTCTTCACAGTTATGTGGGAAGCATTGGCACCAGCAGCGCTACCACGTCAAGAGCATTAACGCATGAGGTTGGGCACTGGGCTAACCTTCAGCATTGCTGGGGAAGCACCAATCAGCCGGGCGTTGCCTGCGGGGATGATGTTGTTACCGATACACCCGTTACCATGGGCTGGACTTCCTGCAATCTCTCCAGTAATGATGTATGCACTCCGGGCACAGATGAAAATGTGGAGAACTATATGGAATATGCCTACTGCCAGAAAATGTATACTTCCGGACAAAAAACTAGAGTGAGAAATGCTTTATTCTCTTCTACTGCCAGCAGAAACAATCTGTGGTCTGCCGGAAATCTTACCGCCACCGGATTAAGCGGTTCAGCCCAGTTATGCACAGCAGATTTTTCGGTGAACAAAAAAGTTGTCTGCGTGGGCACATCCATAACATTCACTGATTTATCATGGAACAACCCTCCCACATCATGGCAATGGGATTTTGATAACAATACCACCATAGATGCAACTACACAAAATCCTACATACATTTACAACACGCCCGGAACTTACAGCGTTACACTTACTGTAAGCGATGGCATATCAACCAAAACAACTACTAAAGCATCTTATATTATTGTTTTAGGTAATACCGCAACAGGCATTGCACCTTATTCTGAAGGATTAGAAAACGCAGGGTTTCCTTATAATGATTGGTATAATAATTTAGTGAGCGGCAGTACTTCCCCAACCTGGAACAGAACAACATCTGCAGCATATACAGGAAGTGCTTCTTTAACTCTTAATAATTACTCCTCAACCCTTCCTTATGTGGAGGAAACCATGGGACCGTCTGTTGATCTTTCACAAATTACAAGTCCTACTCTCAATTTCCGGGTGGCCTATGCTCAAAAAACTTCAAGTGATGCAGATAAATTAAGAATGCTCGTTTCAACTACTTGTGGTGCCGCATGGTCGCAGAAATATTCAAAGTTCGGGGCAAATCTCGCAACAGCAGGCGTTGTGTCAAGTTCCTTCACTCCCACTATTTCAAGCCAATGGAGATTGGAATCTGTAAGTTTGGCAAGCTATTCCGGCAGTAATAATTTCAGATTTAAGTTTGAATTTACCGGAGCTGGCGGAGCAGGAAACAATGTGTATATTGATGACATCAACATTACCGGAACTCCTCTTGGCATTGCTGAAGAAACCGCCAATGAATTCGGATTTTCTGTTTTTCCAAATCCCTTAAATGAAAACACAACGGTTTCTTTTTCTATAGCCAACAAACATACTGTTTCCATTGGCATTTATGATGTGATAGGAAAAGAAATAACGCCCGTTTCAACTACCGAATTGGGAGCAGGCACTTATGAATTCCCAATAAGCGGAAAAACCCTCAACGCGGGAGTTTATTTTGTGAAACTAAATGTGGATGGTTATTCGGTGATGAAGAAAGTAATCGTTGAGTAA
- a CDS encoding DUF2283 domain-containing protein: MKLHYYSDTDSLYIDFSAKPSVESEEVREGVVIDFDKEGNIAGVDIQHASEKLDLTSMEMIALPTPITKIAS; encoded by the coding sequence ATGAAACTCCATTATTATTCAGATACCGATTCACTCTATATTGATTTTAGCGCAAAGCCCAGCGTGGAATCAGAAGAAGTAAGAGAAGGAGTGGTGATTGACTTTGATAAAGAAGGCAATATTGCAGGCGTTGATATTCAGCATGCTTCAGAAAAATTAGATCTTACAAGTATGGAAATGATTGCTCTGCCTACACCCATTACCAAAATCGCCTCGTAA
- a CDS encoding T9SS type A sorting domain-containing protein, translating into MKAINKILFFLFLSFYLHAYSQQIKFQKTFGTSAYDGVGGPPTPDGGYIMSGGIMVPPIIIQNFIMKTDFIGDSLWTKTYESPNPNLKSNLGVFLSKDGGYFIPVGFFIGGNIGQPDHYCLIKTDSNGDTVWAKRVVPGNVMYENADGTYTVMAGMHDLWKVDSGFNNILFGKKYYGYSQMKWMEPTEDGGYIIYGNSQVYASGGAGDRDLYVVKTDSMGSVQWSHSYGTTNMEYLAWGNKCIQQTNDKGYIFTGTTDVASIPYILVVKIDSSGNLQWSKTYGGGVGGVDLGVNIRQVVGAIGYILLGITRGVETVQSDNRTLLARLDGTGNLTWAKMYGSVATNPLGNDWASIVENTNNGGFVLSGGTETMGAGDWDGWLIKTDVNGVSGCNEISTSPTVLVPNIIVGAGGIDSSETPGIITNEGPLVIGTWQMPDSFLCSSIITGVNEYGLENLISLYPNPTSGLFSVSGLQSTVYGLEIYNVFGECIHQHISTSAHQQIDLREAPDGIYFVKIETEQGMISKKVVVMR; encoded by the coding sequence ATGAAAGCAATAAATAAAATATTATTTTTTCTATTTCTATCTTTTTATCTTCATGCTTATTCCCAACAAATAAAATTTCAAAAAACATTCGGAACTTCAGCGTATGATGGTGTGGGAGGCCCTCCTACTCCTGATGGAGGGTATATTATGAGCGGAGGCATTATGGTGCCTCCCATCATTATACAAAATTTTATTATGAAAACAGATTTTATAGGTGACAGCCTTTGGACAAAAACGTATGAAAGCCCTAATCCGAATCTTAAATCAAACTTAGGTGTATTTCTTTCTAAAGATGGAGGGTATTTCATTCCGGTTGGTTTTTTTATTGGTGGAAATATTGGCCAGCCGGACCATTACTGTTTAATAAAAACCGATTCAAACGGAGATACGGTTTGGGCGAAAAGGGTTGTTCCGGGAAATGTTATGTATGAAAATGCAGATGGAACTTATACAGTGATGGCTGGAATGCATGATCTCTGGAAAGTTGATTCCGGTTTTAACAACATTCTTTTTGGAAAGAAATATTATGGATACTCCCAGATGAAATGGATGGAACCAACTGAAGATGGAGGATATATTATATACGGAAATTCTCAGGTTTATGCCTCTGGCGGAGCGGGTGATAGGGATTTGTATGTTGTAAAAACTGATTCGATGGGTTCTGTTCAATGGTCACATTCTTATGGTACAACTAATATGGAATACCTCGCTTGGGGAAATAAATGCATTCAGCAAACCAATGACAAAGGATATATTTTTACTGGTACTACTGATGTGGCGTCTATACCATATATTCTTGTTGTAAAAATTGATTCCTCCGGAAATTTACAATGGTCAAAAACTTACGGAGGAGGAGTTGGAGGAGTAGATCTGGGAGTTAACATCAGACAGGTTGTAGGAGCAATAGGGTATATTCTTCTGGGAATAACACGCGGTGTTGAAACAGTTCAATCTGATAATAGAACCTTGTTAGCAAGGCTGGATGGTACTGGAAATCTTACATGGGCAAAAATGTATGGCTCTGTTGCAACTAATCCACTTGGAAATGATTGGGCTAGCATTGTAGAAAATACAAACAATGGTGGTTTTGTGTTATCAGGCGGCACTGAAACTATGGGTGCAGGAGATTGGGATGGCTGGCTTATAAAAACAGATGTGAACGGAGTGAGCGGCTGCAATGAAATTAGTACTTCGCCAACAGTATTAGTACCTAACATTATTGTAGGAGCAGGAGGAATAGATTCTTCCGAAACACCCGGCATCATTACCAATGAAGGTCCGCTCGTTATAGGTACATGGCAAATGCCTGATTCTTTTCTTTGTTCATCCATTATCACTGGAGTAAATGAATATGGTTTAGAAAATTTAATTTCTCTTTACCCCAATCCCACCAGCGGGCTGTTTTCGGTTTCTGGTTTACAGTCTACAGTTTACGGTTTAGAAATATACAATGTATTTGGAGAATGTATTCATCAGCATATCAGCACATCCGCACATCAGCAAATTGATTTGCGCGAAGCGCCTGATGGTATTTATTTTGTAAAGATTGAAACCGAGCAGGGAATGATTTCAAAGAAGGTGGTGGTGATGAGGTAA
- a CDS encoding T9SS type A sorting domain-containing protein has protein sequence MKTIILTKAVVVIVAMTLNTNFIFGQGSCSATAGADAGPDKVYSTGPCCTPPTIGGTTSLGCAGGNQACGPCQISYSWLPTTGLSNPNICNPTATPSATTNYTLTVTYTCGHVSTCPGAGGPYDCCLDGCSGSTCTTSPYCSGTQNRTDVVKVTKSTQTCCARLNPDRQPEINDVKTKLYPNPNPGVFTLEVEDILPNMTIHVYNMQGESVWGETNVETKQIIDISKESKGVYYLEMKSNEKVLFYKKIIVQ, from the coding sequence ATGAAAACAATTATTTTAACAAAAGCGGTTGTTGTCATAGTGGCGATGACGCTAAACACGAATTTTATATTTGGACAAGGTTCGTGTAGTGCAACAGCAGGTGCGGATGCCGGACCGGATAAAGTTTACTCAACAGGCCCTTGCTGCACGCCTCCTACAATTGGCGGAACAACATCACTTGGCTGCGCTGGGGGCAACCAGGCATGCGGACCCTGTCAGATAAGTTATTCATGGCTGCCTACTACAGGATTAAGCAATCCGAATATTTGCAATCCAACTGCTACACCTTCTGCAACAACAAATTATACTTTAACTGTAACTTATACCTGCGGTCATGTTAGTACTTGTCCGGGTGCTGGAGGACCCTACGATTGTTGCCTTGATGGATGCAGCGGCAGCACCTGTACCACATCACCCTATTGTTCCGGAACACAAAACAGAACAGATGTAGTAAAAGTAACTAAAAGTACTCAGACTTGCTGCGCGCGCCTAAATCCCGACAGGCAGCCGGAAATAAACGATGTAAAAACAAAACTCTATCCGAACCCTAATCCCGGGGTTTTTACTCTTGAAGTAGAAGATATATTGCCGAATATGACAATTCATGTTTACAATATGCAGGGTGAATCAGTATGGGGCGAAACTAATGTGGAAACCAAACAAATCATTGACATTTCAAAAGAGAGCAAAGGTGTTTATTATCTTGAAATGAAAAGCAATGAAAAAGTTCTGTTTTACAAAAAAATAATTGTTCAATAA
- a CDS encoding carboxypeptidase regulatory-like domain-containing protein yields the protein MSNQNYHCKQLELYAAARFSWRKFIAFISQFNAFKGFYNVPYANARLAEIDAAQAIPDEQVRGEAAETLHITLNQKAETALNRWQDLKRYIADAFTEELQITKLQAAGSELYEPARQHDWESLQGLMNDGLTFIANHFADLTAGNNMPPAFQTTFNTAKTNFELTYNQFLDAETDEPVSTQAKVDANNNVFDKLMKMLLDGQQIFRTNDAVKNHFTFTHTLGIISAPGDCTLKGRCVKGIAQTPEEGVRVTIPELGQTVFTDAEGKYNISGFASGNYSAILEKNTLQTQTFTDLSFDPGTSITRNATMIPNA from the coding sequence ATGTCAAACCAAAACTACCACTGCAAGCAGTTAGAACTGTACGCAGCAGCCAGGTTCTCCTGGAGAAAATTCATCGCCTTCATTTCACAATTTAACGCGTTCAAAGGGTTTTACAATGTACCCTACGCAAACGCGCGCCTCGCTGAAATAGATGCAGCACAGGCGATCCCCGATGAGCAGGTGCGGGGCGAAGCCGCAGAAACCCTTCACATCACCCTCAATCAAAAAGCGGAAACTGCCCTCAACCGCTGGCAAGATTTAAAAAGATACATTGCCGATGCCTTCACCGAAGAACTGCAGATTACAAAACTTCAGGCAGCCGGTTCCGAGTTATACGAACCCGCCCGTCAGCACGATTGGGAATCTCTTCAGGGATTAATGAATGATGGATTAACTTTCATTGCAAACCATTTTGCCGACCTCACCGCAGGCAACAATATGCCTCCCGCATTTCAAACAACATTCAATACCGCAAAAACTAATTTCGAACTTACTTACAATCAATTTCTCGATGCCGAAACCGATGAGCCTGTTTCAACTCAGGCAAAAGTAGATGCAAACAATAACGTGTTTGACAAACTCATGAAAATGCTCCTCGATGGTCAGCAAATCTTCCGTACAAACGATGCAGTCAAAAACCACTTCACGTTCACTCACACTCTCGGCATCATCAGCGCCCCCGGTGATTGCACTCTCAAAGGCAGATGCGTTAAAGGCATTGCCCAGACTCCTGAAGAAGGTGTTCGCGTAACCATTCCCGAACTCGGCCAAACCGTTTTCACCGATGCAGAAGGCAAATACAACATCTCCGGATTTGCCAGCGGAAACTATTCCGCCATCCTTGAAAAAAATACTCTGCAAACACAAACATTCACCGATCTCAGTTTTGACCCCGGAACGTCCATCACCCGAAATGCAACTATGATTCCAAATGCATAA
- the rnpA gene encoding ribonuclease P protein component has protein sequence MPRHTFKKAERLTNKKTFDQLFKSGKSIVVPPFRWVWIEIASPKHQVQSPKSKEAASIGCSLGIWSLEFETWNLKLGISVPKKSFSKAVQRNRIKRRIREAYRKNKHLLYPEGQKKMSNGVYEVLYRRYGNPQKKNLSIALMIIYTEKTELPYSEIEKKMLVSLQKLVESIK, from the coding sequence ATGCCCCGCCACACCTTCAAAAAAGCAGAACGCCTCACAAACAAAAAAACGTTTGACCAACTCTTCAAATCAGGCAAAAGCATAGTGGTTCCTCCCTTCAGATGGGTGTGGATAGAAATAGCAAGCCCCAAGCATCAAGTCCAAAGTCCAAAGTCCAAAGAAGCAGCCAGTATCGGCTGTTCCCTTGGAATTTGGAGCTTGGAATTTGAAACTTGGAATTTGAAACTCGGCATCTCCGTTCCCAAAAAATCATTCTCAAAAGCCGTTCAGCGCAACCGGATTAAAAGAAGAATCCGCGAAGCGTACCGAAAAAACAAGCACCTGCTTTACCCCGAGGGACAAAAAAAAATGTCCAACGGGGTTTATGAAGTATTATACCGAAGGTATGGAAACCCACAAAAAAAGAATCTATCTATTGCGCTGATGATTATTTACACTGAAAAAACGGAGCTGCCCTACAGCGAGATAGAAAAGAAAATGCTTGTATCTTTACAAAAACTGGTTGAGTCAATAAAATAA
- the yidD gene encoding membrane protein insertion efficiency factor YidD — protein MVTFIKLYKITLSPFIGNSCRYQPTCSQYGMEAIQKHGGFKGSWLTMKRVCSCHPWGGHGYDPVP, from the coding sequence ATGGTTACCTTTATTAAGTTGTATAAAATAACTTTATCACCCTTCATCGGAAATTCATGCAGATACCAGCCCACTTGTTCGCAATACGGAATGGAAGCCATACAAAAACATGGCGGCTTCAAAGGAAGCTGGCTCACCATGAAAAGAGTTTGCTCCTGCCATCCCTGGGGCGGACACGGATATGATCCTGTTCCCTAA
- a CDS encoding S41 family peptidase, which yields MKLTQTLLKRARKFVLIVSVSCATIFSFGFVDNYFELSKNLDIFATLLRELNTYYVDDIKPGDLIKKGIDEMLNTLDPYTEFYAESDIEDYKMMVTGQYGGIGSLIRQKGDYVMIGEPYEGFPAQKAGLMSGDVITEIDGKPIKGKNTAEVSKLLKGQAATSVKVLIEREGEKKPFEVTLVREDIKIKNVPYYGVVGDGTVGYIKLTGFTENAAKEVKTAFLELKEKNHIKALIFDLRDNGGGLLKESVDIVNTFVNKDQTIVEQKGKVKEMNRSHKAMYAPVDTAMPMVMLVNKNSASASEIVSGSIQDLDRGVILGQRSFGKGLVQQTIQLSYGTQMKVTTAKYYTPSGRCIQELDYFHKNNLGKAEHVPDSLIREFKTKNGRSVYDGSGIFPDVKLEPRSYALITGAIISKNHVFDYATKYRLAHTSIAASKDFSLTEVEYNDFIKYLSDKTYEYTTKSEKSLDELKKNTETEKYFESIKVEYDNLKDKIKANKKEDLAKYKPEIKDFLEEEIASRYYYQRGRLESSLRDDNELKEAVKLLNDKSLYESILSGKGQYKVIGKPGDVQAKANPPDDEDEFGGANVVEPKKDSKDEKKPEDSKSPK from the coding sequence ATGAAACTCACACAAACACTTCTGAAACGCGCAAGGAAATTTGTCCTCATTGTTTCTGTTTCCTGCGCAACTATTTTCTCCTTCGGATTCGTTGACAATTATTTTGAACTGTCAAAGAACCTCGACATCTTCGCCACGCTGCTGCGCGAACTCAACACCTATTATGTAGATGACATCAAGCCGGGCGACCTCATCAAAAAAGGAATTGATGAAATGCTCAACACGCTTGACCCGTACACTGAATTTTATGCCGAGTCCGATATTGAAGATTATAAAATGATGGTGACCGGTCAGTATGGCGGCATCGGTTCGCTCATCCGTCAGAAAGGAGATTACGTTATGATTGGAGAACCGTATGAAGGTTTCCCCGCACAAAAAGCAGGGCTGATGTCGGGCGATGTGATAACGGAAATTGACGGCAAGCCCATCAAAGGAAAAAATACTGCTGAGGTGAGCAAACTGCTGAAAGGACAGGCAGCCACCTCCGTAAAAGTTTTAATTGAGCGCGAAGGAGAGAAAAAGCCCTTTGAAGTAACGCTCGTGAGAGAAGATATTAAAATCAAAAACGTTCCTTATTACGGAGTGGTGGGTGATGGAACTGTTGGATATATCAAACTCACCGGCTTCACTGAAAATGCGGCAAAGGAAGTTAAAACCGCCTTTCTGGAACTGAAAGAAAAAAATCACATCAAAGCATTGATTTTTGATCTGCGCGATAACGGGGGCGGACTCCTGAAAGAATCGGTTGACATTGTAAATACGTTCGTAAATAAAGACCAGACCATTGTTGAGCAAAAAGGGAAAGTGAAAGAAATGAACCGCAGCCACAAAGCCATGTATGCCCCCGTTGACACTGCCATGCCGATGGTGATGCTCGTTAATAAAAATTCTGCTTCCGCTTCTGAAATTGTAAGCGGCTCCATTCAGGATTTAGACAGAGGCGTGATTCTCGGGCAGCGCTCATTCGGAAAGGGATTAGTGCAACAAACCATCCAGCTTTCTTACGGAACACAAATGAAAGTTACCACTGCAAAATACTACACGCCCAGCGGCAGGTGCATTCAGGAACTGGATTACTTTCATAAAAATAATTTAGGAAAAGCCGAGCACGTTCCCGACTCGCTCATCCGTGAATTCAAAACTAAAAACGGCAGAAGCGTTTATGATGGAAGCGGAATTTTTCCTGATGTAAAACTTGAGCCAAGGTCCTATGCCCTCATAACAGGAGCCATCATTTCTAAAAATCATGTTTTCGATTACGCTACAAAATACCGTTTGGCTCATACTTCTATTGCAGCATCAAAAGATTTTTCTCTTACGGAAGTTGAATACAATGATTTTATCAAATACCTCTCGGATAAAACCTATGAGTATACCACCAAGAGCGAAAAATCTCTTGACGAACTGAAGAAAAACACGGAAACCGAAAAGTATTTTGAAAGCATCAAAGTTGAATATGACAACCTGAAGGATAAAATAAAAGCAAACAAAAAAGAAGACCTCGCAAAGTATAAGCCCGAAATAAAAGATTTTCTGGAAGAAGAAATTGCTTCGCGTTATTACTACCAGCGCGGGCGCCTCGAATCTTCGCTGCGCGATGACAATGAATTGAAAGAAGCGGTAAAACTGCTGAATGATAAATCTCTTTATGAGTCCATACTCTCCGGCAAAGGTCAGTACAAAGTGATTGGAAAACCGGGCGATGTGCAGGCAAAAGCAAATCCTCCTGATGATGAAGATGAGTTTGGAGGAGCAAATGTAGTGGAACCTAAAAAAGATTCCAAAGACGAAAAGAAACCGGAGGATAGCAAATCTCCTAAGTAA
- a CDS encoding O-antigen ligase family protein, translating into MYKTSLKKYSSYAYLFGVFLLAVSLPWSKFLMSNAQIILLASWLLGGDLPSKLIRFLKNKTALVLSSVFILHVIGLSYTTDFTYGLEDVQKKIPLLLLPLIFSTSAPLSKKMLENVLSFFVLSVITASLVCFYVLLGYTHKQILQPQQASVFISHIRFGLLISLSIFILAYFFFTKKILILKIIIPALMVWLILFLLMMESATGLVCTAVISVLLILYFIFTSKKIVVKLALIAILILPAAYFGNSYLSASKDVSKSLSETKQLPLLTKNGNSYSHDTISKETENGNYVWLNVCEKELADEWNKKSRIGYGEKDLQRNEIKYTLIRFLASKGLAKDSEGVNTLSEKEIQSIEKGIPNVNYIGLFNPKARVEKIIWEFNIFLKGGNPSGHSVIQRFEFWKASIGIIKKNILFGVGTGDADIAFADQYNKMNSPLTKEWRLRSHNQFLAIGVAFGIIGIMWFLISLFYPLIKERNYKDYLYVTFFIIAFLSMLTEDTLESQAGATFFAFFNSLFLFCREKTVVNPES; encoded by the coding sequence ATGTATAAAACTTCCCTGAAAAAATATTCTTCCTACGCCTATTTATTCGGAGTTTTTCTTCTTGCTGTTTCTCTTCCCTGGTCAAAGTTTTTAATGAGCAACGCTCAGATTATTTTACTCGCCTCCTGGTTATTGGGAGGAGACCTGCCCTCCAAACTGATACGGTTCCTGAAAAATAAAACCGCCCTGGTTCTCAGTTCTGTTTTTATTCTTCACGTGATTGGGCTTTCCTATACAACCGATTTTACATACGGATTAGAAGATGTGCAAAAGAAAATTCCGCTCCTGCTGCTGCCACTCATTTTTTCAACCTCTGCTCCGCTCTCAAAGAAAATGCTTGAAAATGTTTTATCGTTTTTTGTCCTTTCTGTAATTACTGCATCGCTGGTTTGTTTTTATGTTTTACTTGGATATACGCACAAACAAATTCTTCAGCCGCAGCAGGCATCCGTTTTTATTTCTCATATACGGTTTGGGTTATTGATAAGCTTGTCCATTTTTATTCTTGCCTATTTTTTCTTTACGAAAAAAATTCTGATTCTCAAAATAATTATTCCTGCGCTGATGGTCTGGTTAATTCTGTTTCTTCTGATGATGGAATCGGCCACCGGATTAGTCTGCACTGCAGTAATTTCAGTTCTGCTTATTCTTTATTTCATTTTTACTTCGAAAAAAATCGTTGTTAAACTTGCCTTAATTGCAATTTTAATTCTGCCTGCCGCTTATTTCGGAAACAGTTATTTATCTGCTTCAAAAGATGTTTCAAAATCTCTTAGTGAAACAAAACAGCTTCCTCTTCTTACAAAAAACGGAAATTCATATTCACATGACACCATCAGCAAAGAAACCGAAAACGGAAATTATGTATGGCTGAATGTTTGCGAGAAAGAACTTGCTGATGAATGGAATAAAAAAAGCAGGATTGGTTATGGCGAAAAAGATTTGCAGAGAAATGAAATCAAATACACGCTCATCCGCTTTCTCGCATCGAAAGGGTTGGCAAAAGATTCAGAAGGAGTGAACACTCTTTCTGAAAAAGAAATTCAATCCATTGAAAAAGGAATTCCGAATGTCAATTACATAGGACTATTTAATCCTAAAGCAAGGGTTGAAAAAATAATCTGGGAGTTTAATATATTCTTAAAAGGAGGAAACCCAAGCGGTCATTCAGTCATTCAGCGCTTTGAATTCTGGAAAGCATCCATCGGAATCATAAAGAAAAATATTTTATTTGGTGTCGGAACAGGAGATGCGGATATTGCGTTTGCAGATCAATATAACAAAATGAATTCTCCCTTAACAAAAGAATGGCGCTTGCGTTCTCACAACCAGTTTCTTGCCATCGGTGTTGCTTTCGGCATTATTGGAATAATGTGGTTTTTGATTTCTTTATTTTATCCGCTTATTAAAGAAAGAAATTACAAAGATTATCTCTATGTTACATTTTTCATAATTGCTTTTCTTTCGATGCTGACAGAAGATACGCTGGAAAGCCAGGCAGGAGCCACCTTCTTCGCTTTTTTCAATTCGCTATTTCTGTTCTGCCGTGAAAAGACAGTAGTTAATCCGGAATCTTAA
- a CDS encoding glycosyltransferase family 2 protein, with amino-acid sequence MIQLSVVIITFNEEKNINRCLDSVKDISDDIIVVDSFSTDRTEEICKSKGARFVQHKFEGYIEQKNWAITQAKFPYVLSLDADEALSDELKKSILEAKQNWKYDGYYTNRLTNYCGQWIHHCGWYPDKKLRLFDLRRGKWGGVNPHDKYELIDGDKSVGMLKGDILHYSYYSVEEHYRQAEKFADISANELKKQGMKILFPMIYLKSAFKFFRNYILNLGFLDGRYGYIICRLTAWETYLKYSKLYSLNNK; translated from the coding sequence ATGATTCAGCTCTCTGTTGTCATAATCACATTCAACGAAGAAAAAAACATCAATCGTTGTCTGGATTCTGTGAAAGATATTTCGGATGACATTATAGTTGTTGATTCTTTTTCTACAGACAGAACGGAAGAAATCTGTAAATCAAAAGGAGCACGTTTTGTCCAGCATAAATTTGAAGGATATATTGAACAAAAGAATTGGGCAATCACTCAGGCAAAATTCCCTTACGTACTTTCCCTTGATGCTGATGAAGCGCTTTCGGATGAATTGAAAAAATCTATTCTTGAAGCAAAGCAAAATTGGAAATATGATGGTTATTATACCAATCGTCTCACCAACTATTGCGGACAATGGATTCATCACTGTGGCTGGTATCCTGACAAAAAACTTCGCTTGTTTGATTTGCGAAGAGGAAAATGGGGTGGAGTGAACCCACATGATAAATATGAATTGATTGATGGTGATAAATCTGTCGGAATGCTGAAAGGAGATATTTTACATTACAGTTATTATTCTGTTGAAGAACATTACAGGCAAGCAGAAAAGTTTGCGGATATTTCTGCGAATGAACTGAAAAAGCAAGGCATGAAAATATTATTTCCTATGATTTATCTTAAATCGGCATTCAAGTTTTTCAGAAATTATATATTAAACCTTGGATTCCTCGATGGCAGATATGGATATATTATTTGCAGGCTTACTGCATGGGAGACTTACCTGAAGTACTCAAAGCTTTATAGTCTTAATAATAAGTGA